From a single Solenopsis invicta isolate M01_SB chromosome 4, UNIL_Sinv_3.0, whole genome shotgun sequence genomic region:
- the LOC120357554 gene encoding nuclear pore glycoprotein p62-like: MLGTNGDKIVMLNQEVERVKIESQQLDYVVGQQKELQECLVPLEKELALLRNNSIKKKVALEENITKISAILHMIFFIISAWEYNALIPSNRVCH; encoded by the exons ATGCTTGGGACAAATGGGGACAAAATAGTAATGCTGAATCAAGAAGTTGAAAGAGTGAAAATCGAGTCGCAGCAATTGGATTATGTT GTTGGACAACAGAAAGAGTTGCAAGAATGTTTAGTACCATTAGAAAAGGAGCTAGCATTATTAAGAAACAATAGCATCAAGAAAAAAGTAGCATTGGAAGAAAACATCACAAAAATTAGTGCCATCCTTCACATGATTTTCTTCATAATCTCAGCGTGGGAATACAACGCCCTGATCCCGAGCAACCGGGTATGCCATTAA
- the LOC105206616 gene encoding THAP domain-containing protein 1 isoform X1: protein MPSNCCITGCKNSNKNGFHLFRFPLNRLEILQMWINAIGREGFQPTKNHLICSAHFKAEDYMDRPNTSGVRLKNLAVPSIFSKVSAPAFIPNITGYVTNSPAASSPAKTWRSILKKPDIDQLSPNIDSESSSTSSLKHTPIVLSESPKATTSANSIDDTIKITTVKKRKIMDPSVYYLKMQKMSPRKQRMQRTIKTLMQKVSRRDEKIRSLESLLKTLRGSLGELFQNKWKNAKQSRKGRYFKLLKLYY from the exons ATGCCAAGCAATTGTTGCATAACGGGTTgcaaaaatagcaataaaaatgGTTTTCATTTATTCAG ATTTCCTTTAAATCGGCttgaaatattgcaaatgtgGATTAATGCAATTGGAAGAGAAGGTTTTCAACCAACTAAAAATCACCTTATTTGCAGTGCACATTTTAAAGCTGAGGATTACATGGATAGACCAAACACAAGTGGTGTACGCTTGAAAAATCTTGCTGTGCCTTCTATATTTTCTAAGGTTTCTGCTCCTGCATTCATACCTAATATAACTGGTTATGTAACGAATTCACCCGCTGCAAGTTCGCCTGCAAAAACTTGGAGGAGTATATTAAAGAAACCAGATATCGATCAATTATCACCTAATATTGATTCTGAGAGCTCAAGTACTTCTTCATTGAAACATACTCCAATTGTATTGTCTGAGAGTCCAAAAGCAACTACCAGTGCAAATTCAATTgatgatacaattaaaataactacGGTAAAGAAACGGAAAATAATGGATCCttcagtttattatttaaagatgcAGAAAATGTCTCCAAGAAAACAACGAATGCAAAGAACAATTAAGACATTGATGCAGAAGGTATCACGAAGAGATGAAAAGATCCGTTCATTGGAGAGTCTATTAAAAACATTACG TGGAAGCCTTGGCGAATTATTCCAGAACAAATGGAAGAATGCAAAACAAAGCCGGAAAGGTCGATATTTCAAAttgctaaaattatattactag
- the LOC105196190 gene encoding tRNA-dihydrouridine(20a/20b) synthase [NAD(P)+]-like isoform X2, with protein sequence MTTDIVAVLKEPRMIKICAPMVRYSKYCNGVDLNCGCPQRWAMQEGYGADLLKKPELVKDLVYQVRNRIPRPFTVSAKIRLLKDIRQTILLCQTLEKAGASFLTVHARTPKMRNEPIDLDSLKFLRDHVQLPLVANGDAKSLETAKSLFKESRCEGVMSARGILTNPALFSGYSVTPLTCIQDWLNITSTIPTEFQCFHHHLIFMLEKILPKKDRTLFNSLQSKSSVLEFLKDYYDVRPNTSNSTELTRCNFSTSHVQCKEKYINCWEDDSTTDFLRCMFNTNL encoded by the exons ATGACTACTGATATAGTGGCAGTGTTAAAAGAACcaagaatgataaaaatatgtgcCCCAATGGTCAGATATAGCAA ATATTGCAACGGTGTAGACCTAAATTGCGGTTGTCCTCAACGTTGGGCCATGCAAGAAGGATACGGGgctgatttattaaaaaaaccagAACTAGTCAAGGATTTAGTGTATCAAGTTAGAAATCGTATTCCAAGGCCATTTACTGTATCCGCGAAGATACGTTTGTTGAAAGATATACGTCAGACAATATTGCTGTGTCAGACTTTAGAGAAGGCTGGCGCTTCGTTTCTAACAGTTCACGCGAGAACCCCGAAAATGCGCAACGAACCAATCGATTTGGATAGCCTCAAGTTTCTTAGAGATCACGTTCAGCTGCCTCTCGTGGCGAACGGCGACGCGAAAAGCCTGGAAACTGCGAAATCCTTATTTAAAGAATCTAGATGCGAGGGAGTGATGTCCGCCAGGGGTATTTTAACCAATCCAGCTTTATTCTCGGGATACTCTGTTACTCCACTCACCTGCATTCAAGATTGGTTGAACATCACATCAACCATACCGACTGAATTCCAATGTTTCCatcatcatttaatatttatgttggAAAAGATCTTGCCGAAGAAAGACCGAACGTTATTTAATAGCCTACAAAGTAAATCGTCTGTGttggaatttttaaaagattattacgATGTAAGACCAAATACATCTAACTCGACAGAATTGACCAGGTGTAACTTTAGTACCTCGCACGTgcaatgtaaagaaaaatatattaattgttgGGAGGACGATTCAACTACCGATTTTCTAAGATGTATgtttaatacaaatttgtaa
- the LOC105206616 gene encoding uncharacterized protein LOC105206616 isoform X2 → MPSNCCITGCKNSNKNGFHLFSAHFKAEDYMDRPNTSGVRLKNLAVPSIFSKVSAPAFIPNITGYVTNSPAASSPAKTWRSILKKPDIDQLSPNIDSESSSTSSLKHTPIVLSESPKATTSANSIDDTIKITTVKKRKIMDPSVYYLKMQKMSPRKQRMQRTIKTLMQKVSRRDEKIRSLESLLKTLRGSLGELFQNKWKNAKQSRKGRYFKLLKLYY, encoded by the exons ATGCCAAGCAATTGTTGCATAACGGGTTgcaaaaatagcaataaaaatgGTTTTCATTTATTCAG TGCACATTTTAAAGCTGAGGATTACATGGATAGACCAAACACAAGTGGTGTACGCTTGAAAAATCTTGCTGTGCCTTCTATATTTTCTAAGGTTTCTGCTCCTGCATTCATACCTAATATAACTGGTTATGTAACGAATTCACCCGCTGCAAGTTCGCCTGCAAAAACTTGGAGGAGTATATTAAAGAAACCAGATATCGATCAATTATCACCTAATATTGATTCTGAGAGCTCAAGTACTTCTTCATTGAAACATACTCCAATTGTATTGTCTGAGAGTCCAAAAGCAACTACCAGTGCAAATTCAATTgatgatacaattaaaataactacGGTAAAGAAACGGAAAATAATGGATCCttcagtttattatttaaagatgcAGAAAATGTCTCCAAGAAAACAACGAATGCAAAGAACAATTAAGACATTGATGCAGAAGGTATCACGAAGAGATGAAAAGATCCGTTCATTGGAGAGTCTATTAAAAACATTACG TGGAAGCCTTGGCGAATTATTCCAGAACAAATGGAAGAATGCAAAACAAAGCCGGAAAGGTCGATATTTCAAAttgctaaaattatattactag
- the LOC105196190 gene encoding tRNA-dihydrouridine(20a/20b) synthase [NAD(P)+]-like isoform X1 yields MTTDIVAVLKEPRMIKICAPMVRYSKLQFRTLVRQYGCDICFTPMILADSFVQSSKARDNEFTTHKNDQPLIVQFAANTVNDFVDASVMVAPYCNGVDLNCGCPQRWAMQEGYGADLLKKPELVKDLVYQVRNRIPRPFTVSAKIRLLKDIRQTILLCQTLEKAGASFLTVHARTPKMRNEPIDLDSLKFLRDHVQLPLVANGDAKSLETAKSLFKESRCEGVMSARGILTNPALFSGYSVTPLTCIQDWLNITSTIPTEFQCFHHHLIFMLEKILPKKDRTLFNSLQSKSSVLEFLKDYYDVRPNTSNSTELTRCNFSTSHVQCKEKYINCWEDDSTTDFLRCMFNTNL; encoded by the exons ATGACTACTGATATAGTGGCAGTGTTAAAAGAACcaagaatgataaaaatatgtgcCCCAATGGTCAGATATAGCAA GCTACAATTCAGAACACTTGTGAGACAGTATGGATGTGATATATGTTTTACACCCATGATCTTGGCAGACTCATTTGTGCAATCATCAAAAGCTAGGGACAATGAATTTACTACACACAAAAACGATCAACCACTGATCGTTCAATTTGCAGCTAATACTGTAAATGATTTTGTCGATGCTTCAGTGATGGTTGCACC ATATTGCAACGGTGTAGACCTAAATTGCGGTTGTCCTCAACGTTGGGCCATGCAAGAAGGATACGGGgctgatttattaaaaaaaccagAACTAGTCAAGGATTTAGTGTATCAAGTTAGAAATCGTATTCCAAGGCCATTTACTGTATCCGCGAAGATACGTTTGTTGAAAGATATACGTCAGACAATATTGCTGTGTCAGACTTTAGAGAAGGCTGGCGCTTCGTTTCTAACAGTTCACGCGAGAACCCCGAAAATGCGCAACGAACCAATCGATTTGGATAGCCTCAAGTTTCTTAGAGATCACGTTCAGCTGCCTCTCGTGGCGAACGGCGACGCGAAAAGCCTGGAAACTGCGAAATCCTTATTTAAAGAATCTAGATGCGAGGGAGTGATGTCCGCCAGGGGTATTTTAACCAATCCAGCTTTATTCTCGGGATACTCTGTTACTCCACTCACCTGCATTCAAGATTGGTTGAACATCACATCAACCATACCGACTGAATTCCAATGTTTCCatcatcatttaatatttatgttggAAAAGATCTTGCCGAAGAAAGACCGAACGTTATTTAATAGCCTACAAAGTAAATCGTCTGTGttggaatttttaaaagattattacgATGTAAGACCAAATACATCTAACTCGACAGAATTGACCAGGTGTAACTTTAGTACCTCGCACGTgcaatgtaaagaaaaatatattaattgttgGGAGGACGATTCAACTACCGATTTTCTAAGATGTATgtttaatacaaatttgtaa